One stretch of Roseimicrobium sp. ORNL1 DNA includes these proteins:
- the argF gene encoding ornithine carbamoyltransferase codes for MNIDLKGRSLIELFEYTDEEVAYLVDRALQVKDEKKKRIFPKRLANRTIGMIFLKPSCRTRLAFVVAANDEGAHVENLPSEDIRFGIKESVKDISRVFGRMLDGIAFRGFEQSHVEMLAEYSGVPVWNALSNKFHPTQTLADSMTLREEFGDLSKVTMAFVGDGRNNMVNSLMIAAVKQGFKIRVVAPPELHPTPETMSEIQSLVGKDLRANVEMFTDVRKGVAGCDAVYGDVWISMGEEHLIEERINLLKPYRITKDVMDMTGNSRAIYLHCLPALHDQNTEVTRTYPEILDVTDDVFEASYSRVFNQAENRMHTIKALMIETVG; via the coding sequence ATGAACATTGACCTAAAAGGGCGGAGCCTGATCGAGCTGTTTGAGTATACCGATGAAGAGGTTGCATACCTGGTGGACCGCGCGCTGCAGGTGAAGGATGAAAAGAAGAAGCGCATCTTCCCCAAGCGCTTGGCAAACAGGACCATCGGAATGATTTTCCTGAAGCCCTCCTGCCGCACCCGACTGGCCTTTGTCGTTGCCGCCAATGATGAAGGCGCCCATGTGGAAAACCTTCCTAGTGAGGACATCCGTTTTGGCATCAAGGAGTCAGTGAAGGACATCTCCCGCGTTTTCGGTCGCATGCTCGATGGCATTGCCTTCCGCGGCTTTGAGCAGAGTCATGTGGAGATGCTTGCCGAGTACTCCGGCGTGCCGGTGTGGAACGCTCTCTCGAACAAGTTTCACCCCACGCAGACCCTGGCTGACAGCATGACTCTGCGGGAGGAATTCGGAGATTTGTCCAAGGTCACCATGGCTTTCGTGGGAGACGGACGGAACAACATGGTGAACTCCCTGATGATTGCGGCCGTGAAGCAGGGCTTCAAAATCCGCGTCGTCGCTCCGCCGGAGCTGCATCCCACACCGGAGACCATGAGCGAGATCCAATCCCTCGTGGGCAAGGATCTGCGGGCCAATGTCGAGATGTTCACTGATGTGCGCAAAGGCGTGGCCGGCTGCGATGCCGTTTACGGTGACGTCTGGATCTCCATGGGCGAGGAACACCTGATCGAAGAGCGCATCAATCTCCTGAAGCCCTATCGCATTACCAAGGATGTCATGGACATGACTGGCAATTCCCGGGCCATCTACCTGCATTGCCTCCCGGCCCTCCACGACCAGAACACCGAAGTCACCCGCACCTATCCGGAGATTCTGGACGTGACGGACGACGTCTTCGAAGCCAGCTACAGCCGTGTCTTCAATCAGGCAGAAAACCGCATGCACACCATCAAGGCGTTGATGATCGAGACGGTGGGGTGA
- the treZ gene encoding malto-oligosyltrehalose trehalohydrolase, which produces MSTFPKESHPQDHSAASPRVYAVGPELHSNGGAHFRVWAPACKAVAVVLGQEATQASHSIRHALDPEEDGYFSAFVPAAAAGMTYRFELGTGAFPDPASRFQPEGPHGPSQLVDNLAFPWTDHDWKGVSKEGQIIYEMHLGTFTPEGTWAAAAAQLPELARLGITLLEIMPVADFPGRRGWGYDGVDLFAPTRLYGKPDDMRAFVNEAHRLGIGVMLDVVYNHLGPNGNYLGQYSKYYFHHKRVSEWGDALNFDGEHCGPVREFFCSNAEYWIREFHLDGLRLDATQQIFDDSEEHILRELARRAREAAGSRTIYLVAEDETQSSKLARSPSKDGYGLDSIWNDDFHHSAVVALTGRREAYFTDYRGWAQEFIASAKWGFLYQGQYYQWQKKRRGTPCLDLEPWNFVTFLQNHDQVANSLWGQRIHNMANRGALRALTALLLLGPNTPMLFQGQEFASSSRFLYFTDHDADLAACIGEGRVKFLEQFPGIATEKARAVLSDPQSDDTFKKCHLDFSERQKNEEMYRLHQDLIHLRKNDPLFGKVRRGEYDGAPLGRSALVLRCFGKEQNDRLLIVNYGPAMDFDPAPEPLLAPVAGGSWHLHWSSEDPSYGGGGTPAFESEENWIVPAMSAVVLIPSKS; this is translated from the coding sequence ATGTCCACTTTTCCGAAGGAAAGTCACCCTCAGGATCATTCGGCAGCATCGCCACGCGTCTATGCAGTGGGGCCAGAACTCCACAGCAATGGCGGAGCGCACTTCCGCGTATGGGCTCCGGCATGCAAGGCAGTCGCGGTGGTCCTGGGTCAAGAAGCAACGCAGGCGTCCCATTCCATCCGGCATGCTCTGGACCCAGAGGAAGATGGGTATTTCTCCGCCTTCGTTCCTGCGGCCGCCGCAGGCATGACCTATCGATTTGAGCTGGGAACCGGTGCGTTCCCTGATCCTGCGTCACGCTTCCAGCCTGAGGGACCCCACGGCCCCTCTCAATTGGTCGACAATCTCGCATTCCCATGGACGGACCACGACTGGAAGGGAGTGTCCAAAGAAGGCCAGATCATCTATGAAATGCATCTGGGCACCTTCACCCCAGAAGGCACTTGGGCCGCTGCGGCGGCGCAGTTGCCAGAGCTTGCGCGCCTGGGCATCACGCTCTTGGAGATCATGCCGGTGGCGGACTTTCCCGGGAGACGCGGCTGGGGATACGATGGAGTGGATCTCTTCGCACCGACGCGCCTCTACGGAAAGCCTGATGACATGCGAGCCTTCGTCAATGAGGCCCATCGTCTCGGCATCGGAGTGATGCTGGATGTGGTCTACAATCACCTTGGCCCAAATGGCAACTATCTCGGCCAATACTCAAAGTACTACTTCCACCACAAGCGCGTGTCTGAGTGGGGCGATGCGCTGAACTTCGATGGAGAACATTGCGGACCGGTGCGGGAGTTTTTCTGCTCAAACGCCGAGTACTGGATTCGGGAGTTTCATCTGGACGGCCTGCGCCTCGATGCCACGCAGCAGATTTTCGACGACTCTGAGGAGCACATTCTCAGAGAGCTGGCGCGTCGAGCGCGTGAAGCAGCGGGCTCGCGCACCATCTATCTGGTGGCAGAAGATGAAACGCAGAGCTCAAAGCTGGCACGGTCGCCCTCGAAGGATGGATATGGCCTGGACTCCATCTGGAATGATGACTTCCACCATAGCGCCGTCGTGGCACTGACCGGGCGCAGGGAGGCCTACTTCACCGACTACCGAGGATGGGCACAGGAGTTCATCGCTTCCGCAAAATGGGGATTCCTCTACCAGGGGCAGTACTACCAGTGGCAAAAGAAACGGCGGGGCACTCCCTGCCTGGATCTTGAGCCGTGGAACTTTGTGACCTTCCTGCAGAACCACGATCAAGTCGCCAACTCTCTCTGGGGCCAGCGCATTCACAACATGGCAAACCGGGGCGCCTTGCGAGCACTGACAGCGCTGCTCCTGCTGGGACCAAACACACCCATGCTCTTCCAAGGACAGGAGTTTGCCTCCTCATCCCGCTTCCTCTACTTCACGGATCATGACGCCGATCTCGCGGCCTGCATTGGGGAGGGTAGGGTGAAGTTTCTGGAGCAATTCCCCGGCATCGCCACGGAGAAGGCCCGCGCGGTATTGTCCGATCCGCAGAGCGATGACACCTTCAAAAAGTGCCACCTTGATTTCAGCGAGCGGCAAAAGAACGAAGAGATGTACCGGCTGCACCAGGATCTCATCCACTTGCGCAAGAACGATCCTCTCTTTGGCAAGGTGCGGCGCGGAGAGTATGACGGCGCCCCGCTGGGACGATCTGCGCTGGTGCTACGATGCTTTGGCAAGGAGCAAAATGACCGGCTCCTGATTGTGAACTACGGCCCTGCCATGGATTTCGATCCGGCGCCGGAACCCTTGCTCGCGCCCGTCGCTGGCGGCTCCTGGCACCTTCACTGGTCCAGCGAAGATCCCAGCTACGGCGGCGGCGGAACACCTGCATTTGAGTCTGAAGAAAACTGGATCGTGCCGGCGATGTCTGCCGTGGTCCTCATCCCCTCGAAATCATGA
- the lexA gene encoding transcriptional repressor LexA, giving the protein MLTERQQELIGFLRTYQRTHGVMPSTRDIQQHFGFASQTAAMSHLKALERKGAIRRLAGKARAVVFPEDMERDTVDIPFYGLIPAGFTADNPQFSDGKLSMDMSTLGLRPSARPFALKVRGDSMVGAHICHGDFVILEQKEPKPRDIVAALMDGETTLKRYLIDKGRPFLRAENPAYPDLIPVRELSIQGVMVGLFRPNPNV; this is encoded by the coding sequence ATGCTTACCGAACGTCAACAGGAACTCATCGGATTCTTGCGCACTTACCAGCGTACGCACGGTGTGATGCCCAGCACCCGGGACATCCAGCAGCACTTCGGATTCGCCAGCCAGACGGCAGCCATGAGCCACCTGAAGGCTCTGGAACGCAAGGGAGCCATTCGACGCCTCGCCGGCAAGGCGCGGGCAGTCGTCTTCCCGGAAGACATGGAGCGCGACACGGTGGACATCCCCTTCTACGGGCTCATCCCCGCTGGCTTCACAGCGGACAATCCGCAATTCTCCGACGGCAAGCTGAGCATGGACATGAGCACTCTGGGCCTGCGCCCCAGTGCCAGGCCCTTCGCTCTGAAAGTGCGTGGCGACTCGATGGTGGGCGCGCATATCTGCCATGGCGATTTCGTCATCCTGGAACAGAAGGAACCCAAGCCCCGCGACATCGTCGCCGCACTCATGGATGGTGAGACGACCCTGAAGCGCTACCTCATCGACAAGGGCCGTCCGTTTCTCCGCGCAGAGAATCCGGCCTATCCGGACCTCATCCCCGTTCGAGAATTGTCCATTCAGGGCGTAATGGTGGGACTCTTCCGTCCCAACCCGAACGTCTGA
- a CDS encoding IS5 family transposase: MGAAEKAAHKNGGAQVNQGGRPRTDLGLLLDALFYRLRNAGPWRDLPERFGPYSTIHGWHSRWAKEGLWFKILEVFTRRVRGPVRLVDGTHILVHQCAANPAGGAAAQAMGKTRGGRNTKLMALTDARGRLVNTALIEGQAYEGRHVVNLIRVGCNLRIVGDKGFDDDKLRDTLRALGHQPCFPTKKNRKHQVRIPKKLYRTRYRVENFFCRLKRWGCTATRRDKLAQNFLSLIHFAAVIDWLRS, translated from the coding sequence GTGGGAGCCGCTGAAAAAGCGGCTCACAAAAATGGTGGTGCCCAGGTAAATCAAGGCGGGCGGCCTCGCACCGACTTGGGCCTGTTATTGGACGCCCTGTTCTATCGCCTGCGCAACGCAGGGCCCTGGCGTGACCTTCCAGAGCGGTTCGGGCCGTACTCCACCATTCACGGCTGGCACAGCCGCTGGGCCAAGGAGGGCCTTTGGTTCAAAATCCTGGAGGTCTTCACGCGCCGAGTCCGCGGTCCGGTGCGCTTGGTGGATGGCACTCACATCCTGGTGCACCAATGTGCGGCCAATCCCGCTGGCGGTGCTGCCGCACAAGCCATGGGAAAGACGCGTGGTGGACGCAACACCAAGCTCATGGCTCTGACCGATGCCCGAGGTCGCTTGGTCAACACAGCTCTCATTGAAGGACAGGCTTACGAAGGACGTCATGTGGTCAATCTAATCAGAGTGGGATGTAATCTGCGCATCGTGGGGGACAAGGGTTTTGATGATGACAAACTTCGCGACACACTACGCGCCTTGGGTCATCAACCGTGCTTCCCCACCAAGAAGAACCGCAAACACCAGGTGCGCATCCCCAAGAAACTCTACCGCACTCGATACCGGGTGGAGAACTTCTTCTGCCGCTTGAAGCGATGGGGCTGCACCGCCACCCGTCGTGACAAGCTCGCTCAGAACTTCCTGTCCCTTATTCACTTCGCCGCAGTGATTGACTGGCTAAGGTCCTAA
- a CDS encoding glutathione S-transferase family protein, translated as MSTRTSLTLYDLPHSPYCLPIKRLLQAYEVPLEIVDVPNWDRRAVIEASGGAYYQVPMLVHDGKVICESTAESNDVARYVDKTFAGETLFPENLAGLHDILIAYLDDEVEGSTFRCTDVFYVPSIEDPVGRVMTLRHKERKFGRGCIDQWRASLADLRAGATKHFARFNAMLQHKTFLLGERPVYADFLLYGILTNYTWKGWNELPKEMSALTSWLECMRSWRA; from the coding sequence ATGAGCACGCGCACGAGCCTGACTCTCTACGACCTGCCCCACAGCCCCTACTGCCTGCCCATCAAGCGTCTTCTGCAGGCGTATGAGGTGCCACTTGAGATCGTCGACGTGCCCAACTGGGACCGCCGCGCGGTGATCGAAGCCAGCGGTGGTGCCTACTACCAGGTGCCCATGCTCGTGCATGACGGCAAGGTCATCTGCGAAAGCACCGCCGAGAGCAATGACGTGGCACGCTATGTGGACAAGACCTTTGCCGGAGAGACTCTTTTCCCTGAGAACCTCGCGGGTTTGCACGACATCCTCATCGCCTACCTCGATGATGAGGTCGAAGGCTCCACCTTTCGCTGCACGGATGTTTTCTACGTGCCCTCCATCGAAGATCCCGTGGGCCGGGTGATGACGCTGCGCCACAAGGAACGAAAGTTTGGCCGTGGCTGCATCGACCAATGGAGAGCATCACTCGCCGATCTCCGCGCCGGAGCCACGAAACATTTCGCGCGCTTCAACGCCATGCTTCAGCACAAGACATTCCTCCTCGGTGAGCGCCCGGTGTACGCCGACTTCCTGCTGTACGGCATCCTCACCAACTACACCTGGAAAGGGTGGAATGAGCTTCCCAAGGAAATGAGCGCCTTAACATCCTGGCTGGAATGCATGCGCAGTTGGAGAGCCTGA
- a CDS encoding lipase family protein, whose translation MYTNIQTKFTLGILANAQINEKGDKNSLEASLSKNLDEGLLFFKEEIGEWERVWGPSVFQARPFSKYADQAVYVARRRDRADYVVALSAVNPSSIYDWLILAFNIYPQKRWPYSQDDPRIADGTQIALDHIRTLRSKRRSLLEFLKTIYRRSLVTVVGHSFGGTMAPVVASWLHEEMRFWDRNDQIDVSCLISGASTPGNLAFTQYYAGLGLAKRTTRIRNIFDPATYNFAANGMEKIPTLFGQEYYSEKIAKTIKRMRARAIKAGGYEFLHSVEDLKLRGQINENITGDDDESRWIAQAQEQHIWAYYDLMDTKKLLVVHPRPKVN comes from the coding sequence ATGTACACCAACATTCAGACAAAATTCACCTTGGGCATTCTTGCCAATGCTCAGATCAATGAAAAGGGTGACAAAAATTCATTGGAGGCGAGCCTGTCTAAAAATTTAGACGAAGGGCTACTCTTCTTCAAAGAAGAGATTGGCGAATGGGAACGTGTTTGGGGGCCTTCTGTCTTCCAAGCACGACCATTCTCCAAATATGCGGACCAAGCTGTGTATGTCGCTCGGAGGCGCGACCGGGCAGACTATGTTGTTGCCCTTTCGGCAGTCAATCCATCATCCATTTATGACTGGCTGATTCTTGCTTTCAATATTTATCCACAGAAAAGATGGCCGTATTCGCAAGACGATCCGCGGATTGCCGACGGAACCCAAATCGCACTAGACCACATCAGAACTCTCCGCAGTAAAAGACGATCGCTTTTGGAGTTTTTGAAGACCATCTATCGCCGATCACTAGTAACCGTAGTAGGACACAGTTTTGGTGGAACCATGGCTCCCGTAGTTGCATCATGGCTGCACGAGGAAATGCGATTCTGGGACAGGAATGATCAGATCGACGTGTCGTGCCTAATCTCTGGAGCCTCTACTCCCGGCAATCTCGCGTTTACTCAATACTATGCCGGGCTTGGCCTCGCAAAAAGGACCACGCGGATCCGTAATATTTTCGATCCCGCAACTTACAATTTCGCAGCGAATGGAATGGAAAAAATTCCTACCCTCTTCGGTCAAGAGTACTATAGCGAGAAGATCGCGAAGACAATCAAAAGAATGCGGGCACGAGCGATCAAGGCTGGAGGCTACGAATTTCTCCATTCTGTAGAGGATCTCAAATTGCGTGGGCAAATCAACGAGAACATCACAGGCGATGACGACGAATCCCGATGGATCGCACAAGCACAAGAACAGCATATTTGGGCTTACTACGACCTGATGGACACGAAGAAGCTTCTGGTAGTTCACCCTAGGCCTAAAGTGAACTAA
- a CDS encoding amylo-alpha-1,6-glucosidase codes for MTSSLTRQISLANVERLHTREMLRREWLVTNGLGGYASGTISGKATRRYHGLLVAALPAPLGRVVMLNHLEEHLCLPDGRKIHFGGDEPAEDSNGERQHHAFEFGLRDGMPWWRYDVQGYQFTKTLILANGQNTVYIGYHLESGQDALRIELRPSVHFRRHEDDVAGALEDAYSISIQGRRYEVATGAPFVPLRLTAQAPEMSFVHDGGKIWEHFYKTEADRGYQSTGTLWSPGAFHLTATPGASAILIASTEEWSRVLALNPDEVLSTELERRQRLIAMADPRVREGAAAELVLAADQFIIRPAGRVEDMTRARAAGDEVRTIIAGYHWFTDWGRDTMISLEGLTLTTGRHAEAGWILRTFGHYIRDGLIPNLFPEGESEGLYHTADATLWFFHALDRYVQVTDDQLTLRHLLPKLVEVAQHHLRGTNFGIGVDTEDGLLRQGKEGYQLTWMDAKVDGWVVTPRRGKAVEINALWYNALRLLEGWLRGEHQEEEARRYEAEANRVHRSFNQRFWSDELGYLYDVVDGEGGNDPACRPNQILTISLRHEVLEASHWEAVFNKVEKELLTPVGLRSLDAHHRDFKARYFGDLRARDAAYHQGTVWGWLIGPFIDAWLKLRPNDVAGARECLSGLVAHMNEAGVGTLSEIFDAEEPFTARGCIAQAWSVAEALRCWAKTA; via the coding sequence ATGACCTCTTCTCTCACCCGGCAGATCAGTCTGGCCAATGTAGAGCGCCTGCACACACGGGAGATGCTCCGGCGGGAGTGGCTTGTCACGAATGGTCTTGGAGGTTATGCCTCAGGCACTATCTCGGGAAAAGCAACCCGGCGTTACCATGGTCTTCTCGTGGCTGCATTGCCGGCGCCGCTGGGACGCGTGGTCATGCTCAATCACCTGGAGGAGCACCTGTGCCTTCCGGACGGAAGGAAGATACACTTCGGTGGCGATGAACCTGCTGAGGATTCCAACGGCGAACGCCAGCATCATGCCTTCGAGTTCGGCCTGCGCGATGGCATGCCGTGGTGGCGCTACGATGTGCAGGGATATCAGTTCACCAAAACCCTGATCCTCGCGAACGGCCAGAACACCGTGTACATCGGCTACCATCTGGAATCCGGCCAGGATGCTCTGCGCATTGAATTGCGCCCCTCGGTACATTTCCGCCGGCATGAAGACGATGTGGCCGGGGCACTGGAAGACGCCTACTCCATCTCGATTCAGGGACGGCGCTATGAGGTTGCCACGGGCGCACCGTTCGTTCCGTTGCGGCTGACCGCCCAGGCACCTGAGATGTCCTTTGTTCATGACGGAGGAAAGATATGGGAACACTTCTACAAGACAGAGGCTGATCGCGGCTATCAATCGACTGGCACACTCTGGAGTCCTGGCGCTTTCCATCTCACAGCCACGCCAGGCGCCTCGGCCATCCTCATTGCTTCCACCGAGGAATGGAGCCGTGTGCTCGCGCTAAATCCAGACGAAGTGCTCTCCACCGAACTCGAACGTAGGCAGCGTCTGATCGCCATGGCAGATCCTCGTGTGCGGGAGGGTGCTGCTGCCGAACTGGTGCTCGCGGCGGATCAGTTCATCATCCGTCCCGCGGGGCGTGTGGAGGACATGACGCGAGCCCGCGCTGCCGGGGATGAAGTACGCACGATCATTGCGGGCTACCACTGGTTTACTGACTGGGGTCGCGACACCATGATCAGCCTGGAAGGGCTCACACTCACCACGGGTCGGCATGCCGAGGCCGGATGGATCCTGCGCACCTTTGGCCACTACATCCGGGATGGTCTCATTCCAAACCTCTTTCCCGAAGGGGAAAGCGAAGGCCTCTACCACACGGCAGATGCCACGCTGTGGTTCTTCCATGCGCTGGATCGTTATGTGCAAGTGACGGACGACCAGCTCACGCTCCGCCATTTGCTCCCGAAGCTGGTCGAAGTCGCACAGCATCATCTGCGCGGCACGAACTTCGGCATTGGCGTGGATACTGAAGACGGCCTTCTAAGACAAGGCAAAGAGGGATACCAGCTCACCTGGATGGATGCGAAGGTGGATGGCTGGGTGGTGACACCGCGCCGTGGCAAGGCCGTGGAGATCAATGCTCTCTGGTACAACGCCCTCCGTCTGTTGGAAGGCTGGCTGCGTGGCGAGCACCAGGAAGAGGAAGCAAGGCGCTATGAAGCCGAAGCCAATCGAGTACATCGTTCCTTCAACCAACGATTCTGGTCGGACGAACTCGGTTATCTGTACGACGTCGTCGATGGCGAAGGAGGCAATGATCCCGCGTGCCGGCCAAATCAGATCCTCACCATCTCGCTACGCCACGAGGTTCTGGAAGCCAGTCACTGGGAAGCCGTGTTCAACAAGGTGGAAAAGGAGCTTCTCACCCCGGTGGGTCTTCGCTCACTGGATGCGCATCATCGCGACTTCAAGGCACGCTACTTCGGGGATCTGCGGGCGCGCGATGCCGCCTACCATCAGGGCACGGTCTGGGGCTGGTTGATCGGTCCCTTCATTGATGCCTGGCTAAAACTCCGGCCCAATGATGTGGCGGGCGCACGCGAATGCCTCAGCGGCCTTGTGGCGCACATGAACGAAGCCGGTGTCGGCACGCTCAGCGAGATCTTTGATGCGGAGGAACCGTTCACCGCGCGTGGCTGCATCGCCCAGGCATGGAGCGTGGCGGAAGCATTGCGATGCTGGGCGAAGACCGCCTGA
- a CDS encoding DUF5069 domain-containing protein: MAVRFPESLVRQALDLRAVFPRSPRETLGGYVLAARIVDKARAALVDQLGEYTFAGPNSLDWLFFEFTGLEPEDLKAFVATGATDLEVADWIAAHAQPRERLEIIKWNNRIRDLRLSEAPDFAQEYMEEYIARHVPKHRPVYHYLDIYDLEEGRL, encoded by the coding sequence ATGGCTGTGCGTTTCCCAGAGTCTCTTGTCAGGCAAGCGCTTGATTTGCGTGCTGTTTTTCCGCGCAGTCCACGGGAAACGCTGGGGGGTTACGTGCTCGCGGCACGTATCGTGGACAAAGCCAGGGCGGCTTTGGTTGACCAGCTCGGCGAATACACTTTTGCGGGTCCGAATTCACTGGATTGGCTCTTCTTCGAGTTCACGGGACTCGAACCCGAAGATTTGAAGGCTTTTGTTGCTACGGGCGCCACGGACTTAGAAGTTGCGGACTGGATTGCCGCACATGCACAGCCCCGAGAACGACTGGAAATCATCAAGTGGAACAACCGTATCCGGGATCTTCGGTTGAGTGAGGCTCCCGACTTCGCGCAGGAGTACATGGAAGAGTACATTGCGCGACACGTGCCAAAGCACCGGCCTGTATATCACTACCTGGATATTTACGATTTGGAGGAGGGGCGTCTCTGA
- a CDS encoding LuxR family transcriptional regulator, with translation MQTLFRVDIQMVNTVHGDQMGVYTTTCPVPAEQMEVFNAHIHQHPLIELIMRRPGEPMRAARWSDYTTLRRFKQTGLYHDYFRKLGMRRQLAATLDVNGENTIALAFSRSGSDFRPDDASLLELFLPHVQCMIQNMIDREVVLALCDVAMNNEAVMLVDDSGALVYATEHARRLAREHFSVHTADGLPVEIRSWLQGSPALGLVRIWDLPGCRLSCTCSGLVRIEGALDEICQGMRSSTHVRRLSFVESRMEQTVKVLQVLGLTLREAEVLHWMAEGKRNGEIAIILGMKERTVDKHREHLFAKLGVETRTAAVAAARNAAVLQN, from the coding sequence ATGCAGACTCTTTTTAGGGTCGACATCCAAATGGTCAACACGGTGCATGGTGACCAGATGGGTGTCTACACTACAACTTGCCCTGTTCCGGCAGAGCAAATGGAAGTGTTCAACGCGCACATTCATCAGCACCCGCTCATTGAGCTTATTATGCGAAGGCCTGGCGAGCCCATGCGGGCGGCGCGGTGGTCAGATTACACGACTTTGCGGAGATTCAAGCAGACTGGGCTGTACCACGATTACTTCCGCAAGCTCGGGATGCGCCGTCAACTTGCCGCAACTCTCGATGTGAACGGTGAGAATACCATTGCGCTGGCCTTTAGCCGTTCTGGGAGTGATTTCCGTCCTGACGACGCGAGCTTGCTGGAATTGTTTCTGCCGCACGTACAGTGCATGATTCAGAACATGATAGACCGGGAGGTGGTCTTGGCGCTATGTGATGTCGCTATGAATAACGAGGCGGTCATGCTGGTAGATGACAGTGGGGCCTTGGTCTATGCCACCGAGCACGCACGGCGCCTCGCACGTGAGCACTTTTCCGTTCATACTGCTGATGGTCTCCCAGTGGAAATCCGGTCCTGGCTGCAGGGCTCTCCTGCGCTTGGGTTAGTTCGGATTTGGGACCTGCCTGGGTGCCGCCTGTCTTGCACCTGCAGCGGTCTCGTGCGCATCGAAGGCGCTTTGGATGAGATTTGCCAAGGCATGCGCAGCTCGACGCACGTGCGTCGTTTGAGCTTTGTCGAGTCCCGTATGGAGCAGACGGTGAAGGTGCTGCAAGTACTCGGACTGACACTGCGCGAAGCGGAGGTGCTTCACTGGATGGCTGAGGGGAAGCGCAATGGTGAGATAGCAATCATCCTGGGGATGAAGGAGCGTACGGTAGACAAGCATCGTGAACACCTGTTTGCGAAGCTCGGTGTGGAGACCCGCACCGCAGCCGTTGCCGCTGCGCGAAACGCGGCCGTTTTGCAAAATTAG
- a CDS encoding tetratricopeptide repeat protein, whose amino-acid sequence MPAPAQCLIFAFTLAISPVFSQETKPAPAAPAATPAPAPETAPSKDAPKNEADKEKAPVPQKTGDAATLGLPNQTKTGTLPANNTTISELAAQAFGRKDWDTARKYYEQMLREDPLNALTHANLGAVEQQSGRLKEAQALFSRAVAINPDLQQTWVALGLVSYEKGDLYYALHAIGRAIHEDPTDARAHNYLAAVSKKLGWLDAAEAELLRAIELDPKYANAHFNLCIMYLERKPPALELAKRHYEKAVALGAARDELVEEKLKE is encoded by the coding sequence ATGCCCGCCCCTGCTCAGTGTCTGATTTTTGCTTTTACGCTCGCTATCTCGCCAGTTTTTTCCCAAGAAACGAAGCCTGCTCCCGCCGCGCCTGCGGCAACACCTGCTCCTGCACCTGAAACTGCCCCATCAAAGGACGCGCCAAAAAATGAGGCGGACAAAGAAAAGGCTCCAGTTCCACAGAAGACCGGTGACGCTGCTACGCTCGGTCTTCCCAATCAGACCAAGACCGGCACCTTGCCAGCTAACAACACCACGATCTCTGAACTCGCTGCCCAGGCCTTTGGTCGCAAGGACTGGGACACGGCGCGGAAATACTATGAGCAGATGCTGCGCGAGGATCCGCTCAATGCGCTCACCCACGCCAACCTCGGTGCGGTGGAGCAGCAGTCCGGCCGCTTGAAAGAAGCGCAGGCACTCTTCAGCAGGGCAGTCGCCATCAATCCAGATCTGCAGCAGACCTGGGTGGCACTCGGTCTGGTGAGCTATGAGAAGGGCGACCTGTACTACGCCCTTCATGCCATCGGACGCGCGATCCACGAGGATCCCACCGATGCCCGTGCGCACAACTACCTTGCGGCAGTATCGAAAAAACTTGGCTGGCTGGATGCAGCCGAAGCTGAGCTTCTCCGCGCCATCGAGCTCGATCCCAAATACGCCAACGCCCACTTCAATCTCTGCATCATGTACCTGGAGCGCAAGCCCCCGGCCTTGGAATTGGCGAAGCGTCACTATGAGAAAGCCGTGGCCCTCGGCGCGGCGCGTGATGAGCTGGTGGAGGAGAAGCTGAAGGAATAG